In the Desulfovibrio sp. X2 genome, one interval contains:
- a CDS encoding HigA family addiction module antitoxin — MTDKLPPIHPGEILMEEFLKPMGLSQSSLAIALRVPLQRIHDIVHGRRSVTVDTAARLARYFGSTPDFWLNLQTRYDMEVAEDAGLFDRIAHDVRPHQEQPQAHS; from the coding sequence ATGACTGACAAGCTGCCGCCGATTCACCCCGGCGAAATCCTCATGGAGGAGTTCCTTAAGCCCATGGGCCTCTCGCAGAGCAGCTTGGCCATAGCACTGCGCGTGCCCCTGCAGCGCATTCACGACATCGTGCACGGCAGGCGCTCCGTCACCGTGGACACGGCCGCCCGTCTGGCCCGCTACTTCGGCTCCACGCCGGACTTCTGGCTGAACCTCCAGACGCGCTACGACATGGAGGTGGCCGAGGACGCAGGCCTCTTCGACCGCATCGCGCACGACGTGCGCCCCCACCAGGAGCAGCCGCAGGCGCATAGCTAG
- the serS gene encoding serine--tRNA ligase, with the protein MLDIRFVRKNPDAVREALAKRRSKVDMGEYEALDAERRALIAEVEELKARRNQVSKEVAEAKRKGEDASALIASMGGASERIKALDEETAAVDARVQDILMAIPNIPHESVPVGASEEDNREVRRVGTPGTFDFAPKDHVDVAVGLGILDTERAAKIAGARFSVLKGAGAALERALAAFMLDLHIREHGYVEVIPPVIVNTKTMTGTGQLPKFAEDLFKLANSDYWLIPTAEVPVTNLYADETLSAEQLPLNHCAFTPCFRSEAGSYGKDTRGLIRLHQFNKVELVRFVRPEESYDRLEELTGQAETVLKRLDLPYRVITLCTGDLGFSAAKTYDIEVWLPAQNTYREISSCSNFEDFQARRAGIRFKEKGGKGSQLVHTLNGSGLAVGRTMVAVLENYQQADGSVVVPEALRPYMGGLEVLRPA; encoded by the coding sequence GCTGGACATTCGATTCGTGCGCAAGAACCCGGACGCGGTTCGCGAGGCCCTGGCCAAGCGCCGCTCCAAGGTGGACATGGGCGAGTACGAGGCGCTGGACGCCGAGAGGCGCGCCCTCATCGCCGAGGTTGAGGAGCTGAAGGCCCGCCGCAACCAGGTTTCCAAGGAAGTGGCCGAGGCCAAGCGCAAGGGCGAGGACGCCTCCGCGCTCATCGCGAGCATGGGCGGTGCCTCCGAGCGCATCAAGGCCCTGGACGAGGAGACGGCCGCCGTGGACGCGCGCGTCCAAGACATCCTCATGGCCATCCCCAACATCCCGCACGAGTCCGTGCCCGTGGGCGCCTCGGAGGAGGACAACCGGGAGGTGCGCCGCGTGGGCACGCCCGGGACCTTCGACTTCGCGCCCAAGGACCACGTGGACGTCGCCGTGGGGCTCGGCATCCTGGACACCGAGCGCGCGGCCAAGATCGCGGGCGCGCGCTTCTCGGTGCTGAAGGGCGCGGGCGCGGCGCTCGAGCGGGCGCTGGCCGCCTTCATGCTCGACCTGCACATCCGCGAGCACGGCTACGTCGAGGTCATCCCCCCGGTCATCGTCAACACCAAGACCATGACCGGCACGGGCCAGCTGCCCAAGTTCGCGGAGGACCTCTTCAAGCTCGCGAACAGCGACTACTGGCTCATCCCCACGGCCGAGGTGCCGGTGACCAACCTCTACGCGGACGAGACCCTGTCCGCGGAGCAGCTGCCGCTGAACCACTGCGCCTTCACGCCCTGCTTCCGCTCCGAGGCGGGCTCCTACGGCAAGGACACGCGCGGCCTCATCCGCCTGCACCAGTTCAACAAGGTGGAGCTCGTGCGCTTCGTGCGCCCCGAGGAGTCCTACGACCGCCTCGAGGAGCTGACCGGCCAGGCCGAGACGGTGCTGAAGCGCCTCGACCTGCCGTACCGCGTGATCACCCTGTGCACCGGGGACCTCGGCTTCTCCGCGGCCAAGACCTACGACATCGAGGTCTGGCTCCCGGCCCAGAACACGTATCGCGAGATCTCGTCCTGCTCGAACTTCGAGGACTTCCAGGCGCGCCGCGCGGGCATCCGCTTCAAGGAGAAGGGCGGCAAGGGCAGCCAGCTCGTGCACACCCTGAACGGCTCGGGGCTGGCCGTGGGCCGGACCATGGTCGCGGTGCTCGAGAACTACCAGCAGGCCGACGGCAGCGTGGTCGTCCCCGAGGCGCTGCGCCCCTACATGGGCGGCCTCGAGGTCCTGCGCCCGGCCTGA
- a CDS encoding MT-A70 family methyltransferase, with protein sequence MSKKNMEIDSEAAQDLLRKCGDMRFRTILADPPWQFQNRTGKMAPEHKRLSRYGTMTLDDIKALPVERLAHDTAHLYLWVPNALLPEGLQVMEAWGFQYKSNLVWHKIRKDGGPDGRGVGFYFRNVTELVLFGVRGKNARTLDPGRRQVNFLATQKREHSRKPDEFYPIVESCSPGPYLELFARGPREGWHVWGNQADDYYPTWPTYARHSQIDRTDDDCAANAALAR encoded by the coding sequence ATGAGCAAGAAAAATATGGAGATAGACTCCGAGGCAGCGCAGGATCTGCTGCGCAAATGCGGAGACATGCGCTTCCGCACGATTCTGGCCGACCCGCCATGGCAGTTCCAGAACCGCACCGGGAAGATGGCCCCAGAACACAAGCGCCTGTCGCGCTATGGGACCATGACTCTGGACGACATCAAGGCGCTCCCCGTGGAGCGGCTGGCGCACGACACCGCCCACCTCTATCTCTGGGTCCCGAATGCCCTTCTGCCGGAAGGCCTGCAGGTGATGGAGGCGTGGGGATTCCAGTACAAGAGCAACCTCGTCTGGCACAAAATCCGTAAGGACGGAGGCCCGGACGGGCGCGGCGTGGGCTTCTACTTCCGCAATGTGACCGAGCTGGTCCTTTTCGGCGTACGCGGGAAGAACGCGCGGACGCTGGATCCAGGTCGCCGTCAGGTGAACTTCCTCGCCACCCAGAAGCGAGAGCACTCCCGCAAGCCGGACGAATTCTACCCCATCGTCGAATCGTGTAGCCCGGGACCCTACCTGGAGCTGTTCGCTCGTGGGCCGCGGGAGGGGTGGCACGTGTGGGGCAACCAAGCCGACGACTACTACCCGACATGGCCGACCTACGCGCGGCACTCGCAGATCGACCGGACTGATGACGACTGCGCCGCGAATGCGGCGCTAGCCCGCTGA
- a CDS encoding type II toxin-antitoxin system HicB family antitoxin: MHYIAVFHPAEESLGAYTVTFPDLPGCVTQGDTSMQKIDLQQED; the protein is encoded by the coding sequence ATGCACTACATCGCCGTCTTTCATCCGGCCGAGGAAAGCCTCGGGGCCTACACCGTGACTTTCCCGGACCTGCCCGGCTGCGTCACCCAGGGCGACACCAGCATGCAGAAAATAGATCTGCAACAGGAAGATTAA